The DNA sequence CAGGAACTTGATCAAGCGGCAGAAATCTGTGTTGGCCGGATTCTCGGCCAAGGAGTCTGAGTCGATCCTACGAGTCGCGACCGAGTTGGCTGATCCGGAAGGAATGGTGAACTTGCTTCTCGATTCCGGGTTGAAGATTGGAGCGACGGAGGTTTTGGAAGAAGAGGAGGCGAACTCTCGTGGAGTGGATTCCAAGTGGGCGAGTAAAGGCTGGGATGAGTTACACGTGGCGGCGTCGTTTGATCGTGCGGAGGAGGTTTTGGACTTGGTGAGAGGGAGGGGATCTGGTTCGTTGAATTGCGTAGATAAGGAGGGAAGGACTCCTCTGCATGTGGCTGTAGCTAAGGGACATATCAAGTGTACGCGGGTGTTGGTGGAATCCGGTGCGGATAAGGACGCTAGGAGCCGTGATGGCCGCACGGCTTTATATAGAGCAGCGGCTAATGGTGACCGTTCGATGGTAGGCATGCTGATCCAAATGGGTGCGGACCCCACTATTCGAAATGATCGTGGACGTTCGGCCCTTGATGTTGCTCGAGATAAGAGACACGTAAGTAGATACTACCGACAAAGACAGTTATAGTTAGTTATTCGAGAACTGTTGAAAAAGATGAAACTTGAAAGCCACTACCTTCTCCTCTTTTTAACACTTTCTAAGTTTATAACTTAAGAAAGAGTAATGATATCCACCTAAAATATAACATTACAAAAAGTTGTGTTAATCAATcagttttttttgaaaaaaactaataataatcaATCAATTTTATATCAAAAATAAGGTTCTGTTTTAAAAATCACCATCACTTTAGTTGACTTATAAAGGCTTCTCACTTGAAAAACAATGCAGAGTGAAGTGGTGGAAGTTTTGGAGAGGGGAGAGGAAGTGTTAATGGCTGCAAGGCGGGGCGACACAGAGTGCCTTGAATTGCTATTGAAAACCAGCGCAATCATAAACTATCGTGATTTGTATGGTCTGACAGCTCTTCACGTTGCTGCCATGAAAGGCCATGAGGATGTGCTTGCAATGCTTGTTGAATTTGGTGGGGACTTGGATTCCCGGGATGATGAAGGGCATTCTCCGCTGCATTCGGCAGTTGTAGGCGGAAGTTTAGAGGCAGTTGTTATGTTGGTACGTAAAGGAGCTCATGTGGATGTTGAGAACAATAGCAAGGTCACGCCTCTGTATATGGCAACAACTATGGGGCAACGGGAAATTGCAGAGTTTCTCATTAGCAAAGGAGCTTCCTCCGAGCTTTCTCTTACCACTTTAAATCTATGGTATGGAAAATTTAATGGCCTTCTTCCCTCGTAATTTCCACTAGTAAAATAATGATCTTTAAAATATATAGGAATTTGGTAGTTGTTGCTGAATTATTACAGAAAGAACTATGACAAATTGAAAGATATTACCAAAAATAAGAAAGaggaaaataaagaaattatgAAGATATATTAATTATAGTAATTTGAAGTAAAATTATTTCAACTATAGGATATCAATTATAAGCGGTAAACAAAAATAGGTGCTAGGGGTTCTATCGTCCTTGTATAAATTACACTTGCACTGGACCCATATAAACCTGGGAGTGGGACAAAGATTTTTCAGTGAAAATGATCAGTCATACCCCTTTAACTACTTGGACGCCAGAAACCCTTCTTACAAACAAGAAACTGATTTTGATGAAGGGTTAAGGACCAGTGAAGTGATTCCAAAATCGGCTTAAGCTTTTTGATCGTGTCTGTTGTGTCTTGAACCAGTAGATATCCACCTGGTCTCAATATGCGATCAATCTCCGCAACAATTTCTACCATGTCACATCTGGGAAGAAACAAAGGAAAACAAAAGCAGACTTTAAAACCAACCCAACTAAAGAAACGTAATAATttgcatttaatttttatatcagAGTGGCAAGAAAAAGGTATCCAAATACCTTTGTGTAAGGTTTCCCAAGAGATAGCTGGAATGTAGTAGATCGTATGTTCGAGGATAGGTATTGAAAGACTCACACCAGTCATGATATACTCCAACTAACCCTCTGTCATAAATTATAGACAATGTATCTGGCATATCAATAGGGACAACATTCATTACCCATACTGGTTGATCAATAAGAGCTGCACCAAAACTGAgaaaaaacaaaacttaaaattagtttatagctttagtttttattatttgcAGATTCAAGATTGAAAGAAAAAGAGGATGGAGGGGAAACGGGGTAATGATGGAAAATAATAGATTTAAGCTAAATGATTGAATAGATTACCCCCCATAACCAGCATTCATGTCCATAACATTCCGCACACTTG is a window from the Cannabis sativa cultivar Pink pepper isolate KNU-18-1 chromosome 1, ASM2916894v1, whole genome shotgun sequence genome containing:
- the LOC115703955 gene encoding protein VAPYRIN isoform X2, with protein sequence MERKLVQVSDQEVRIDFALNCKCRANVRLTSLCATSPVAFKIQTSSPQKFMVNPPTGLIPPLSYATFQVILKPQTQLPHSYPRSPSDRFLIKTALFPASASPSPPPNPDSVNSWFSSRPNLSTQDHKLKVAFVGPVLLRRAVSLGDCDAARNLIKRQKSVLAGFSAKESESILRVATELADPEGMVNLLLDSGLKIGATEVLEEEEANSRGVDSKWASKGWDELHVAASFDRAEEVLDLVRGRGSGSLNCVDKEGRTPLHVAVAKGHIKCTRVLVESGADKDARSRDGRTALYRAAANGDRSMVGMLIQMGADPTIRNDRGRSALDVARDKRHSEVVEVLERGEEVLMAARRGDTECLELLLKTSAIINYRDLYGLTALHVAAMKGHEDVLAMLVEFGGDLDSRDDEGHSPLHSAVVGGSLEAVVMLVRKGAHVDVENNSKVTPLYMATTMGQREIAEFLISKGASSELSLTTLNL
- the LOC115703955 gene encoding protein VAPYRIN isoform X1, which translates into the protein MERKLVQVSDQEVRIDFALNCKCRANVRLTSLCATSPVAFKIQTSSPQKFMVNPPTGLIPPLSYATFQVILKPQTQLPHSYPRSPSDRFLIKTALFPASASPSPPPNPDSVNSWFSSRPNLSTQDHKLKVAFVGPVLLRRAVSLGDCDAARNLIKRQKSVLAGFSAKESESILRVATELADPEGMVNLLLDSGLKIGATEVLEEEEANSRGVDSKWASKGWDELHVAASFDRAEEVLDLVRGRGSGSLNCVDKEGRTPLHVAVAKGHIKCTRVLVESGADKDARSRDGRTALYRAAANGDRSMVGMLIQMGADPTIRNDRGRSALDVARDKRHSEVVEVLERGEEVLMAARRGDTECLELLLKTSAIINYRDLYGLTALHVAAMKGHEDVLAMLVEFGGDLDSRDDEGHSPLHSAVVGGSLEAVVMLVRKGAHVDVENNSKVTPLYMATTMGQREIAEFLISKGASSELSLTTLNLWYGKFNGLLPS